A window of Candidatus Nitrosotenuis uzonensis genomic DNA:
TTGCATTTGAGTATTGTTACGATAAAGTTGATTGCGCCAAGAATAGATGATACGCCAAGTATCTTTTGTGCAAATATCCACATATCTGCTGCCGGGCCTGGTGAGCTGATTGCAGAGTATGGCGGTGTTGCATACCATGTAAAGTCTGCAAAGCCTAGCCAGATGAGCGCACCTCCCGGAGGAATCATCCAGAAGGCGATTGCGTTAAGCTTTGGATACGCCATGTCCTTGTATCTGACCATTATTGGCACAAAGTAGTTGCCTACTGCTGATGCGAACGGAAGCAGAAACAGGAATATCAGCGTGGTTCCATGGACTGTGAACATTCTGTTAAAGGTCATCGAGTCAGAGATTATCTGCGATCCAGGATAGAACAGCTCTGCTCTGATACCAAGTGCAAGTGCTCCGCCCATAAAGAAGAATGTAAGCGACATGATAAGGTAGAGCAGTCCCACGTCTGTGTGGTGCGTTGAGAACATTATCTGCCATATCGGGCGCGGCTTGTGCAGTTCTAGGACCATTCTAGATTTCCACCCCTAGCTCTTTTATTAAATCATTGTTCAATTTTCATTCCTCCACATACAGCGTAGCCCTCATGTTGTAGTGTAACAGTCCGCAGTATTCTCTGCACTGGATGACATACTCACCTGCCTGGTCAGGTGCAAACCAGACCGTGTTGACCCTGCCCACTATGGCATCCTGCAATACTACATAATCGTGAATGTTAAATGAATGATTGACATCCTTTGCTGTGATTTCAAATTTGTACGGCTTGCCTTTCTTTAGGTGTAGCTCGCCTACTTCCTTTTTGCCGTCTGCGTGCTCAAACGTCCAGAACCACTGCTGGCCTGTGACCTTGATTACCTCGGCTTCAGCCGGGACGTGCTCTACAATTCTCTCAACGTTCCAAGCCTCTGCTCCCACATAAGCTAAAAGTGCCACTACTACGCCGATGTATATCCATTCAGGCCAGTTAGAGTGTCCGCCCATTACCACTCGCCCTTTTCCTCGTATTTTGTCGGCTTTGCCTTCGGGTTTGACTCCCTGAATCTCCAGACAAGCCAAATCAGCGTGCCAGAGACCACAGCTCCGACTGTAAATGCGATTGTCATCATCTTAAAGAACAAGTTCCAGATTTCCACCTTCCTGTTGATGTAATCGTGCGCCTCTTCGGCACCAAAGACAACAGATACGGCAGGCAAAATTACCAGAACAGCTAGCAATGACGTTAATACGATTATCTTTCCCATGCCCAGTGACAGCTCGTGACCTTCGAATTCTATTTAAGGGTTTTGAGCTTTGTCATCACGGTAAACGGATTTTTATGATCGTCCGTCTTAGAACGGGCCCTGGTTGTACCTTTCCGAGTTCATCGCGTTGATCGCAGTAAGGGAGAGCTTGCTCTGCTCCTCCCGGAAGATTGTCAGTGAGGCGTTTGCCACTATCAGCTCAAAGAGCGATCGGGGATTGAGATTGAGCACGTTTGAGATCATTGCCTTTATCGGGTCCATGTGGGTCACAAGCAGGACGTTCTGGTCGGCATGCTCTGATCTCACATGATCGACCATATCAAGAACGCGCCTTTTTACTTGGTCAAATGTCTCAACGCCGTTCTCTGCTATTGTCGGGTCTCCCTGGTAGAATTTTAAAAATACGTTTCCGTGTTTTGCAAATATCTCCTCGTATGGCATACCGGAGAATTTGCCCATTTCAAGCTCAAGCAGCCGGTCATCCAGTGTAGGTATTGTATTTGTATATTTTCCTACAATCTCGGCTGTTTTCTGTGCACGCTCAATTGGGCTTGCGTAAATGTGAGATATCTGAAGCGATTTTAGGAATCTTCCGATATCGTTTGCCTGTCTTATTCCTGTTTCCGTAAGTGGTATGCCAGGGGATCTTCCTGCAAGGACACGCTCTGTGTTGTTTTTTGCCTGGCCGTGTCGCAGGAATATGATAAGGCCCATGATTTTTTAATTCTCAAATAAAGATAAATAATAACATTGCCTGCCAGTCTGCATTGAAAATAGGAA
This region includes:
- a CDS encoding histidine phosphatase family protein; amino-acid sequence: MGLIIFLRHGQAKNNTERVLAGRSPGIPLTETGIRQANDIGRFLKSLQISHIYASPIERAQKTAEIVGKYTNTIPTLDDRLLELEMGKFSGMPYEEIFAKHGNVFLKFYQGDPTIAENGVETFDQVKRRVLDMVDHVRSEHADQNVLLVTHMDPIKAMISNVLNLNPRSLFELIVANASLTIFREEQSKLSLTAINAMNSERYNQGPF
- a CDS encoding cupredoxin domain-containing protein; translation: MGGHSNWPEWIYIGVVVALLAYVGAEAWNVERIVEHVPAEAEVIKVTGQQWFWTFEHADGKKEVGELHLKKGKPYKFEITAKDVNHSFNIHDYVVLQDAIVGRVNTVWFAPDQAGEYVIQCREYCGLLHYNMRATLYVEE